The genome window ACAGAAGAGCGTCAAGTTCTTCAAGAGCTATTTTGCCGGAGTCGGCGGCATAGAGGGAAAGCTTCGGCTGGATTCGATACAGTTCCTCGACAAGGCGGGCAGCGTGGTGAACCGCTATGCCTTCAGGTACAACGCGCAGCCCGTGGCAAGCTCCGGCTCGTTCTCGAAGGATTTCTGGGGCTACTACAACGGGAAGATGGACGGCTCGATTCCGAACAAGACGCTGATCCCAAGAACCAAGGTCTATACGGAGTCCAACGGCATCAGGGACTCCCTGTACATAGGGGCGGACAGCTTCAACACGCGCCTGCCCGACTCTAACTACATGCAGGCTGGCGTGCTCGATACCATTTATTACCCGACAGGCGGGCATACGGTCTTCACCTACCAAACTAACCGGTATTATGACGACAGCGGCGCATTGCAGCTGACAGGCGGGCTGCGGGTAAGGTCCGTCGCGAGCTATGACAACGTCAACGCTACCCCCACGGTCAAGACGTACCAGTACGACGTCGCAAAGGCGAACTTCGTCACAAGCGACGGGAGCGGTGGGCAGCTAGGGTATGGCTTTTTCAGCCACCTGCAAAACTACCGCTACTGGGTGAGCGTAACGGGGCCCCTGAACTACTTCGGCGTCTGCAAGACCAAGCGGGTGAGGACCTACACGTCAGATCCTGGCTACAGCCTGACGCCATCAGAGGGAAACCCTGTCGCCTACACCGCGGTAACGGAGTACAGCGGCACCCCTGCCGCGAACAGCGGCAAGTCGGTCTACAATTACAACTTCCTCTCCGACTATCCCCAGTCTGCGTCGGCATCCGGCATCCCGATCATCTACGACTTCTCGTTTGCGCGCGGGCAGCTGATACAGAAGTCCGACTATTTGCGCAAGGCGGACGGCACATACCAGATCGCAAGAAGGGACACGAACTCGTACGCCGCGTTCCCGCTCACAACGTACGACGGGGTAGGCGTGGCGATTGGGCAAACCTGGTATAACGACGGGGCCCTTACCAGGGCCTACTACGGAGAGGTATCTCCGGACGACTACAATACGCTCACCGGCGGCAGCTACGCGATCAAGACGCAGGACAACTACCTCATCGGGACCAAAAGCTTCATTTACGACCTCTCTGACCCGAGCAAGTACGTGAGCACCGCGACAACCTACGACTATGCGGCAGATACCACTCACCAGCAGGTCGCCGCCATCACGCGCGTGGACAGCAGGGGCAATACCCGCACTACCAATAACAAGTATTCCTTTAACTATTTCGCGGGCAACGCTGTTATTGACGCAATGACAGGCCGCCGCATCTGGGCAGACGTAATCGAAAGGAACGAGACATACAAAATTGGCGCGGCAGCAGCTGCAACAACGTCGGCACAGCTGAATCAGTTCAAGTTCGGATCCATCTCCAACACCATAGTGCCCGACAGGGTCAGCATATTGAACATCCCAAGTCCGGTAACTGACTTCGCGCCCTCGACGGTCACCATCAGCGGCGGCTTTTTCACGAAGGATTCCCGCTACGTCCAGATGGTCAGCCTCGACCAGTACGACAAGCAGAACAACATAGGCCAATACACGGCGCGCAACGCGACCCCAGTGACGGTGTTGTGGGACTACGAGTACCAATTTCCGGTTGCTCAGGTGAAAAACGCGACGGACAGCGTGCTGGCAAGTACCCAAGCAGCCTATACAAGCTTCGAGGCACAGCAGCACGGCGGATGGAGCTACGGAGGCACAGCAGTCACCGATCCGACTGCGCCGACGGGAAGCATGGTCTATCCCCTCGGCCAGGGCCAGGTGAGCTCCCCGCTGATGGAAAGATCCAAGGGCTACGTGGTTTCGCTATGGACCAACGGCACAGCGCCAACGGTAACAGCCGGGAGCAGCCTGTCCGGAAAGGCGCTCCGCGCCACCGGCGGCTGGACCTATTACGAGTATGCCGTGCCCGCAGGGCAGAGTGGAGTGGCAGTAAGCGGCAGCTCAAGCATTGACGAGCTGCGCATCTACCCCTCCGATGCGCAGATGTCGACCTACACGTATGACCCCAACGGCATAACGGGAATGGCAGACACCAAGGGCAGCATCAGCCATTTCAATTACGATGCCTTTTCGCGATTAAAGAATATTAAGGACTGGAACGGCAACATTGTAAAAAACTTTGGCTACCATTTCTATGACCAAACGCATGGCAATGCGGCAATAAACGCAACCACATTTACGCGCAACAACTGCCCGGCAGGCACCACGCCCGGCTCAACCACCTATTCGGTTGCTGCAAACAGGTATTATGCTTCAACTCAAGCCGATGCTGATGCCGAAGCCTCCTATGACCTGAACACCAACGGACAGGCACAAGCAAATACCGTTTGCGCCTGCACTTCCGGCGTACAGCTCACCATCACCAATGCATCGGGTCATAGCGGCTCGGTAACCTTCAGCGGCATTAGCAGCCCCTACCTGTTCACCGCCTCGGCCAGTCCGCAGGCATTCATCGTGCCGCCCTCTACCTATGCGACCGTCGTCGCAGCCTTTGACGGAACCTTTACCGGCACGTTTACGTTCGGAACCCGCACGCCGGTGAGCGGTCACAATGCCACCTTCAACGGCGTGACCGTGGCAACCGGCAGCAGCGACCTTTCACTTACCGTAAACTAAGATCAGCAGAAATGAAGAAAATAACCCCCTCAAGTTTCCGCTACATTGCCACAGCAGCACTGCTGCTGTACATAACAAGCATAAGCGCCCAAACCATAGGCCCGCTTACCCTGTCATCTCCAGGCACGACGGGTACCTACAGCAGCAATGTAAGGGTAACCCTTGCCCCGGGCTTCAGGAGCCTTGCGCCGTTTGTCGCAAAGATCCAGGCGGTAGATTGTGCGCCACTAACCACCAGTCCAACCCTTACGGGTAATTATGTGATCAGCGGCATTCCGCGGATTTCTGGGTTTACGGATGAGAGCCAGCTAGCGGGTCAAGGCACTTGCCAGCTGATGCAAAGCATTCAATACGTTGATGGCCTAGGCCGGCCCGTCCAAAACGTCCAGGTAATGGCCAGCCCGGCCTTGCAGGACATAATCCTGCCGCAGGCTTACGACCAGTATGGCCGCGAGATAAACAGATACCTGCCCTATCCCGCCTTAACAGGCGCGTCCGGCAGCTACCGGACCAATGCGGTAAGTACGGATCAGCAGGGCTTTTACACGGCGCCGCCGTCCTGGTCGGGCGTTTCGGCAATTGACAGCGCACATGCGAGAACCCAGTTTGACAACTCGCCGCTGAACCGGCCTGTTGAGCAGGGAGCTACTGGCGTTCCCTGGCAGCTTACCGGGATAACCGGCGGCGGGCATACGGTAAAAATGGATTATACCTCAAACAATAACGTTGCATATGCTGCGCCGGATACTTCTGGAAACAGCAGGCAGGTTGCGCTTTATACGACTTCCATCATACCCAGCGGAGCGCAAACGCTAAACAGGGTGGGCAATAACGCCACTTACCCCACGGGCCGGCTAACTGTAACCATTGCAAAAGACGAGAACTGGACAAGCGGCAGGGCCGGCACGGTTGAGGAATACAAGGACATTGACGGCCGCGTTTTGCTAAAGCGGTTTTATAATTATGTGGGTACGACCCTGCAGCAGCTCAGCACATATTATGTGTACGATGACATGGGACGTTTGGCATTTGTATTGCCGCCGGGCGCCAAGCCGGACAGCACTTCTGCCATCAGCACAGCCACGCTGAACAATTTCTGCTACCAGTATTTGTATGACGGGCTAGGCAGGCCGATCCAAAAGAAACTACCCGGCAAGGGCTGGGAATACATCGTTTATAACAACATGGACCAGCCCGTAGCCACGCAGGACAGTTTACAGCACTTCAACAAACAATGGATCTACACCAAATATGATGCACAGGGCAGGGCGGTAATGACCGGTATTTGGACGAACGGCGGGGCTGACGTTACCAGAACTGCGCTGCAAGGCACCCTTACGGGGATAACCACCAATCTGTACGAAACTGCCCTCACCACCGGCACCGGCTATACCAATGTGGCTTGGCCAACCCGTGATACCACACTGCTTACGGTTAATTATTATGACAATTATAGCAATGCACCGGGCATGCCATCGCAATTTATCGCGCCAACAGGTACAGACCAGGGCACAAGGGGGCAGCTTGTGGCAACAAAGACGGCGGTATTGAATGCCCCTGCAGACCTGTTGTGGAGTACCCATTATTACGATTACTGGGGAAGAAGTTTAATAAGCTATGCACAGCATTACCTTGGCGGTACCGTTGATGCCCGTAACTTTGACGCTGTTAATATAACCTATGATTTTAGTAATGAGCCAACCACGGTAACAAGGAAGCATTGGAACACTACCAGCACAACCGTACCGTTGCTTACCATAACCAATACGTACCTGTACGACCATGTAGGAAGAAAGCTAAAAACCTGGGAGCAGATCCGGAATGGCAGCAATGCCCCAACTACCAAAACACTGCTCAGTAAAATTGATTATAATGAAATAAACCAGGTAAAAGCCAAAAACCTGCATAGCATAGACAGTGTTAACTTTTTGCAGCCTATAAATTATACCTATAACGAGCGCGGCTGGCTGCGCAGCAGCAGCGCAAGCCTGTTCCAGTTGCAATTGCAATATAATACCGGAACCAACAAGCAATACAACGGCAACATAGCCTACCAGCTTTGGGGAACCGCCGCATTGCCAAATACCAATACCTTTACCTATACCTACGACAGGCTGAACCGGCTTACATCCGGCGCATCGAGCGACCACTTTGCCGAGCGCGGCATAAGCTATGATGTAATGGGGAATATCAATACGTTGAGCAGGGTGTACAACAACGTGGTGATTGATAGCATGGCTTATGCTTACAGCAGTACTAACCAGGCGCAAAGTATAAACGATCGTTCATTAGATGCAGGAACTATAGGTTACCCAACCGGCAGCCACGCTTATACTTATGATGGCAACGGGAACGTAAAAATAGATAACAGCAAGGGGATTAGCATAGGGTACAACTTGCTCAACCTGCCGCAAAATATAACAGGCGGCAAAACCATTACATACACCTATGACGCAGCAGGCAACAAGCTGCGCAGGGTGAGCTCGGCAACCGGCAATACCGACTATATTGGCGGCATCCAATACGATGGAACCGCAACCGACACACTTAGCTTTATCCAAA of Mucilaginibacter xinganensis contains these proteins:
- a CDS encoding DUF5977 domain-containing protein, with product MRNILIIACAALSLISIEASGQNPSLNYVPTLFPKSPNSAAFERYGDYPVSMFSGLPDISIPLYTIEAGGIKVPITLSYHASGLRVDDAASWAGAGWSVSAGGSVTRSVMGLDDSRGYFGYQGISSLNTKTHAGLDSVYRILSDHNLDIRPDIYSYSLPGHGGKFFFNGWNNYKPILIPMAPVSIVGRGGFDITDEHGNTYSLGKTYVETTKTYFVSGSGNTTAPTAWMLENIHSQNGRDVVNFSYQAQGITNPDQTGETVIVEDSEANSGTFTPGEFGCPIRYANTVPQKVPSSVSSSVTEQEIQRIDFRNGKVEFVLSADRRLDMQGTVYSLATVNVYTYNFALKAYELQKSVKFFKSYFAGVGGIEGKLRLDSIQFLDKAGSVVNRYAFRYNAQPVASSGSFSKDFWGYYNGKMDGSIPNKTLIPRTKVYTESNGIRDSLYIGADSFNTRLPDSNYMQAGVLDTIYYPTGGHTVFTYQTNRYYDDSGALQLTGGLRVRSVASYDNVNATPTVKTYQYDVAKANFVTSDGSGGQLGYGFFSHLQNYRYWVSVTGPLNYFGVCKTKRVRTYTSDPGYSLTPSEGNPVAYTAVTEYSGTPAANSGKSVYNYNFLSDYPQSASASGIPIIYDFSFARGQLIQKSDYLRKADGTYQIARRDTNSYAAFPLTTYDGVGVAIGQTWYNDGALTRAYYGEVSPDDYNTLTGGSYAIKTQDNYLIGTKSFIYDLSDPSKYVSTATTYDYAADTTHQQVAAITRVDSRGNTRTTNNKYSFNYFAGNAVIDAMTGRRIWADVIERNETYKIGAAAAATTSAQLNQFKFGSISNTIVPDRVSILNIPSPVTDFAPSTVTISGGFFTKDSRYVQMVSLDQYDKQNNIGQYTARNATPVTVLWDYEYQFPVAQVKNATDSVLASTQAAYTSFEAQQHGGWSYGGTAVTDPTAPTGSMVYPLGQGQVSSPLMERSKGYVVSLWTNGTAPTVTAGSSLSGKALRATGGWTYYEYAVPAGQSGVAVSGSSSIDELRIYPSDAQMSTYTYDPNGITGMADTKGSISHFNYDAFSRLKNIKDWNGNIVKNFGYHFYDQTHGNAAINATTFTRNNCPAGTTPGSTTYSVAANRYYASTQADADAEASYDLNTNGQAQANTVCACTSGVQLTITNASGHSGSVTFSGISSPYLFTASASPQAFIVPPSTYATVVAAFDGTFTGTFTFGTRTPVSGHNATFNGVTVATGSSDLSLTVN
- a CDS encoding DUF6443 domain-containing protein — encoded protein: MKKITPSSFRYIATAALLLYITSISAQTIGPLTLSSPGTTGTYSSNVRVTLAPGFRSLAPFVAKIQAVDCAPLTTSPTLTGNYVISGIPRISGFTDESQLAGQGTCQLMQSIQYVDGLGRPVQNVQVMASPALQDIILPQAYDQYGREINRYLPYPALTGASGSYRTNAVSTDQQGFYTAPPSWSGVSAIDSAHARTQFDNSPLNRPVEQGATGVPWQLTGITGGGHTVKMDYTSNNNVAYAAPDTSGNSRQVALYTTSIIPSGAQTLNRVGNNATYPTGRLTVTIAKDENWTSGRAGTVEEYKDIDGRVLLKRFYNYVGTTLQQLSTYYVYDDMGRLAFVLPPGAKPDSTSAISTATLNNFCYQYLYDGLGRPIQKKLPGKGWEYIVYNNMDQPVATQDSLQHFNKQWIYTKYDAQGRAVMTGIWTNGGADVTRTALQGTLTGITTNLYETALTTGTGYTNVAWPTRDTTLLTVNYYDNYSNAPGMPSQFIAPTGTDQGTRGQLVATKTAVLNAPADLLWSTHYYDYWGRSLISYAQHYLGGTVDARNFDAVNITYDFSNEPTTVTRKHWNTTSTTVPLLTITNTYLYDHVGRKLKTWEQIRNGSNAPTTKTLLSKIDYNEINQVKAKNLHSIDSVNFLQPINYTYNERGWLRSSSASLFQLQLQYNTGTNKQYNGNIAYQLWGTAALPNTNTFTYTYDRLNRLTSGASSDHFAERGISYDVMGNINTLSRVYNNVVIDSMAYAYSSTNQAQSINDRSLDAGTIGYPTGSHAYTYDGNGNVKIDNSKGISIGYNLLNLPQNITGGKTITYTYDAAGNKLRRVSSATGNTDYIGGIQYDGTATDTLSFIQTEEGKAVPNGAGYNYEYYLGDNLGNTRVTFGTKTGTVVPYQNNDYLPFGMEIDRSVTSPKNEYLYNKKELQEELGQYDYGARFYDPVIGRWTNVDPLAEIYRRWSTYNYVKDNPIRFTDPDGMSVSYDNWGNATYDNVGTPDATNYALGLQIAGQTSKEGKDKVRADAKAAADTSKSKGISLSSKVRNWTNGFALGTIAAGGGPEDVAADGIAGSEEILGQYFAFFAKLGEDVADLLAVTTTVVRNGNRKDNSDPHIVYVIFSLDMHGDMITEKYGISGRQDTDNGSNPRPAYQVNRLNKGLDNAEPGRLYSWVRIARTSNRLQALSLESVLVTAYARTHRGRSPNRQWYPLPK